One Panicum virgatum strain AP13 chromosome 3N, P.virgatum_v5, whole genome shotgun sequence DNA segment encodes these proteins:
- the LOC120666269 gene encoding glycine-rich RNA-binding protein 2, mitochondrial-like, with the protein MALTNKLGGLLKKATSSNPSIYQAIRCMSSSKLFVGGLSYGTDDQSLRDSFANYGQVIEARVIMDRESGRSRGFGFVTYTSSEEASAAITAMDGQDLHGRNIRVNHATEKTGGFRAGGGGGFGGGGYGGGGFGGGGYGGGGFGGGGGGYDGSGGYGAGYGSGGGGGYGGGNYGNRGGGGYGGGGVAGGAGGNFAAGGGDSFGSNFGGESGFGNPAGGFGAPSGTCGGDELPASGSFSSNKNDEIMQDMFKDDDEPDNYADKRA; encoded by the exons ATGGCACTGACTAATAAGCTTGGTGGCCTTCTCAAGAAAGCCACTAGCTCAAATCCTTCTATCTATCAAGCAATCAGATGCATGTCATCATCTAAGCTCTTTGTTGGAG GGCTTTCTTATGGCACTGATGATCAGAGTCTCAGAGATTCCTTTGCAAATTATGGCCAGGTTATTGAAG CTAGGGTTATCATGGACCGTGAGTCTGGAAGATCCAGAGGTTTTGGCTTTGTAACTTACACATCATCTGAGGAGGCTTCAGCTGCCATCACTGCCATGGATGGACAG GATCTCCATGGAAGGAACATAAGGGTTAACCATGCTACTGAGAAGACAGGTGGTTTCcgggctggtggcggcggcggttttggtggtggtggctatggcggcggcggttttGGTGGTGGAGGCTATGGCGGCGGTGGttttggtggtggtggcggtggttaCGATGGCAGCGGAGGGTACGGTGCGGGCTatggtagcggcggcggcgggggctatGGTGGTGGCAACTATGGCaacaggggtggcggcggctatGGGGGTGGTGGAGTTGCAGGTGGAGCTGGCGGCAATTTTGCTGCTGGAGGTGGCGACAGCTTTGGCAGCAACTTCGGTGGTGAAAGTGGGTTTGGAAACCCTGCTGGTGGATTCGGTGCTCCCAGTGGCACCTGTGGTGGTGATGAGTTACCTGCTAGTGGCAGCTTCAGCAGCAACAAGAATGATGAAATCATGCAAGATATGTTCAAGGATGACGACGAGCCTGACAACTATGCCGACAAAAGGGCCTAG
- the LOC120666265 gene encoding ureide permease 1-like, with the protein MDRAVACATSSSSSYLLITCRNKVLKMLVVEDKAGAVALMLASLLLLGTWPALLTLLERRGRLPQHTYLDYSLTNFLAAVLIALTFGQIGAGEPDFFAQLSQDNWPSVMFAMAGGVVLSVGNLSTQYAWAYVGLSVTEVISCSMVVVIGTTLNYFLDNRINRAEILFPGVACFLVAVILGSAVHASNSADNEEKLRASGLEEPSKQVLDKVSDAPKDLENGSSGAKLAPSSKAEAGTAEYLIQLEERRSIKVSSSSTLFGLGIVFFSGVCLSLFSPAFNLATNDQWHALPAGVPHLAVYTAFFYFSISCFVINVGLNVLFLYRPVAGAPKSSLRAYLKDWKGRHWALLAGLLGGFGNGLQFMGGQAAGYAAADAVQALPLVSTFWGVLLFGEYRMSSRRTYILLGLMLFMFVAAVAVLMASSGHRSNK; encoded by the exons ATGGACCGTGCCGTTGCCTGCgcgacttcgtcttcctcttCCTATCTGCTCATCACTTGCCGCAACAAG gtgCTCAAGATGCTGGTGGTCGAGGACAAGGCCGGCGCCGTCGCGCTGATGCTGGCGTCGCTGCTGCTCCTGGGCACCTGGCCGGCGCTGCTCACGCTGCTGGAGCGCCGGGGCCGGCTGCCGCAGCACACGTACCTGGACTACTCCCTCACCaacttcctcgccgccgtgctcatCGCCCTCACCTTCGGCCAGATCGGGGCCGGCGAGCCCGACTTCTTCGCGCAGCTCAGCCAG GATAACTGGCCCTCGGTGATGTTCGCCATGGCCGGGGGAGTGGTGCTCAGCGTCGGGAACCTGTCGACGCAGTACGCCTGGGCCTATGTGGGGCTCTCGGTGACCGAGGTCATCAGCTGCAGCATGGTGGTGGTCATAG GCACGACACTGAACTACTTCCTGGACAACCGCATCAACAGGGCGGAGATACTCTTCCCCGGCGTGGCGTGCTTCCTCGTCGCCGTCATCCTCGGCTCTGCTGTCCACGCCTCCAATTCAGCTGACAACGAGGAGAAACTAAG GGCAAGTGGACTTGAGGAACCAAGCAAACAAGTACTTGACAAAG TTTCAGATGCTCCCAAGGACTTGGAGAACGGATCCTCCGGAGCTAAGCTTGCCCCCAGCAGCAAAGCTGAGGCTGGCACTGCAGAGTACCTCATCCAGCTCGAAGAGCGGCGTTCGATCAAGGTGTCCAGTTCGAGCACCTTGTTCGGGCTCGGGATAGTCTTCTTCTCCGGCGTGTGCCTGTCGCTCTTCTCCCCGGCGTTCAACCTGGCCACCAACGACCAATGGCACGCCCTCCCCGCCGGCGTGCCGCACCTGGCGGTCTACACCGCCTTCTTCTACTTCTCCATCTCGTGCTTCGTCATCAACGTCGGCCTAAACGTCCTGTTCCTCTACCGGCCGGTGGCCGGCGCGCCCAAGTCCTCCCTCAGGGCCTACCTCAAGGACTGGAAAGGCCGGCATTGGGCGCTCCTCGCCGGCTTGCTCGGTGGCTTCGGCAACGGGCTCCAGTTCATGGGTGGCCAGGCTGCTGGCTACGCTGCTGCTGATGCTGTTCAG GCGTTGCCGCTTGTGAGCACATTCTGGGGCGTGCTGCTGTTCGGAGAGTACCGGATGTCGTCGCGGAGAACCTACATCCTGCTCGGGCTCATGCTGTTCATGTTCGTTGCTGCCGTCGCCGTGCTCATGGCCTCGTCAGGTCACAGGAGCAACAAGTGA
- the LOC120666272 gene encoding protein SPIRAL1-like 3: MGRGVSSGGGQSSLGYLFGGDEAPKSAEKPTPVQKPAPPSTAEKLKDIPAGIQSSKANNYMRAEGQNCGNFLTDRPSTKVQAAPGGGSSLDYLFSGGKDGK; this comes from the exons ATGGGCCGTGGTGTTAGCAGTGGGGGTGGTCAGAGTTCCTTGGGCTACCTCTTTGGTGGTGATGAAGCTCCAAAATCAGCTGAGAAGCCAACACCTGTTCAAAAGCCTGCACCTCCCTCCACTGCTGAGAAACTAAAAGATATCCCAGCTGGTATTCAAAGTAGTAAAGCAAACAATTACATGAGAGCTGAAGGTCAGAACTGCGGAAATTTCCTTACG GACCGTCCGTCAACCAAGGTGCAAGCTGCTCCAGGTGGTGGCTCTTCACTCGACTATCTTTTCAGTGGTGGCAAGGATGGCAAGTGA
- the LOC120666271 gene encoding uncharacterized protein LOC120666271 — protein MAAQREKSAAAASPSSEPGAPAAVAASGERWGAAIGNLGELGANVDALQKLLARKAVFVDEDIFSKASLAADQARTIKVLDQRVQSLERELDAAISAAARARTEKRQAEAAQRAAELRAQEVTKELENTARVFELHMEELRLKQEEIAKKDSDIKVLEAIIRTLSSKDDTLSSRDDDGSSE, from the exons ATGGCGGCGCAGAGGGAGAagtcggcggccgcggcgtctcCCTCGTCGGAGCCcggcgctccggcggcggtggcggcgtcgggGGAGCGGTGGGGCGCGGCGATCGGGAACCTCGGGGAGCTGGGCGCCAACGTGGACGCGCTGCAGAAGCTGCTGGCGCGGAAGGCCGTCTTCGTCGACGAGGACATCTTctccaaggcctcgctcgccgccgaccAGGCCCGCACCATCAAG GTTCTTGACCAGAGGGTTCAGTCTCTGGAACGCGAACTCGATGCTGCCATTTCTGCTGCAGCTCGAGCTCGTACAGAGAAACGCCAGGCTGAAGCTGCCCAACGAGCCGCAGAGTTACGGGCACAGGAGGTCACAAAGGAGTTGGAGAACACTGCAA GAGTGTTTGAGCTACACATGGAGGAGCTGCGGCTGAAGCAAGAGGAGATTGCAAAGAAAGATAGTGATATCAAGGTGTTAGAAGCAATAATACGAACCCTTAGTAGCAAAGATGACACTCTTAGCAGCAGAGATGACGATGGATCCAGCGAATAA